The Kribbella shirazensis genomic interval CCTTGGCCCGGGCGAGTGCGGCGCGGTCGCCGGTCCGCTTGAACCGCTGGATCAGGTGCAGACCGATCCACTCGTTGTCGTCGTAGAACTTGTCACCGCCCTGGCCGTTCGGCGGACGGACGTACGAGTCGTAGCCGGTCGGCGTCGTACCGGAGTTCCAGTAGAACTCGTACGCCGCGAGCCGCCGGTCGGCCTCCGCGGATCCCGGACGGCCCGCGCCTGGCACACCGGCCAGGTTCTCGGCCACGATCGCTGCCTGCGAGTAGGGCCAGACGTACGAGTAGGGGTTGTCGTGCGTGTTCGGGTACTCCTCCAGCAGCAGTCCCTTGCCTGCGTCGAAGTACTTGTTGATCGCGTCGTACGACGCCCGCGCCCGGGCGGCGGCGGTGTGGTCGGTCCCGGCCCCGTCGGTCCGGTCGGCGGCGCCGGCGGTCGCCGCGTTCAGCGAGCCGAGGACGGCGACCGCGAGCACTCCGGCGGCCAGACGGGTTGATATACCAATTCTCCTGCGCATCGACCTGCTCCTCCTGGGCGGGTGGCGGTTGACATCGATGTCACGTTCTAACCGGCGCAGGGATGCCGCGTCAATGGCTCAGCGGCCAGGCTCTTCTGCCACGATGGTTGGTATATCAAGCGTTCGGGACGAGAAGCTGATCCAGGCGGACCGCAGATGCAGCCGGGTCCGGACCTGATCGGCCGTCAGTACCCGCTTCCCCTTCGAGCCGGCCGCCTCGACAGTGAGCGCCCGGCCACCGCCAGGACCGACACCGGTCCGCTTCAGCACCCGGACGTAGCGGATCGACCCAACGTCGAACGCCGCCTGCAGCTCCGCCGCCGTCCGGGTCACCTTCCAGGTCACGTTCGGGTTCCCGTTCCGCGGGTAGGCGTCCCAGCCGTCGACCTTGGTCAACTGGTACGGCGTGGGTCCCGCTGCCGTCGCGCCGCCGTTCGACGAGGAGAACTCGGCGATGATCGGCTTGCCCTGGTAGAGCCGGATCTGCCCGGCGGTGGCAGCGATCGCGTTGTTCGTCGACGTCTTCTCGGCGTCGTACCCGCCGTACACCTGGCAGGAGACGGTGTCGCACAGGTCATACGTTTTCCGCGTCGCCCGGTTGCGGTGGAAGACCGAATAGGTGCGCGCGGCAACGGATTGCGCCTGCAACGCGGCCGGTCGCCAGCTCGGCACGGCCTCCCGCGGTACGACGCCGCGCAGGTAGTGCTCGAGCGGCAGCACGTTCACGGTGTCCAGGTGCGCGCCGGACGCATCGATCGCCCGCAGCGCACCCCGATAACGCCGTACGGCGCCGCTCGGCAGAACCAGCCCGATCACCGCCGCGCCCTCGAACTGCGCCATGCCCGTGAACGTCTTGTAGAGCGTCCATTTCCGGGTCTTCGCGTCGTACGAGCTGAGCTTGGTCCCGTGCTCGCCGTTCGGGTCGATCGACCACTGGTTCAGGTTCGATGCTCTGGGCAATGGATAGACCTTGCCGGTGGCGAACGAGCGGACCGCGAGGCCGCTGACCGCGCCGACCCGGACGCCGTCGGTGGTGTCCGCGCTGATCCGGACCCGGATGCTGCCGACGGCCTTCCCGGTCGTCGTTCCCGGGTAGTAGAAGTCCAGGATCTG includes:
- a CDS encoding SpoIID/LytB domain-containing protein, with translation MKKRAIAAVVLSSAVISGTAQAYEVAPTATVPDTTITGRGFGHGRGLSQYGAQGAALAGKSARQILDFYYPGTTTGKAVGSIRVRISADTTDGVRVGAVSGLAVRSFATGKVYPLPRASNLNQWSIDPNGEHGTKLSSYDAKTRKWTLYKTFTGMAQFEGAAVIGLVLPSGAVRRYRGALRAIDASGAHLDTVNVLPLEHYLRGVVPREAVPSWRPAALQAQSVAARTYSVFHRNRATRKTYDLCDTVSCQVYGGYDAEKTSTNNAIAATAGQIRLYQGKPIIAEFSSSNGGATAAGPTPYQLTKVDGWDAYPRNGNPNVTWKVTRTAAELQAAFDVGSIRYVRVLKRTGVGPGGGRALTVEAAGSKGKRVLTADQVRTRLHLRSAWISFSSRTLDIPTIVAEEPGR